The Calothrix sp. PCC 7507 DNA segment GGTAATTTAGCATCTGAGCAAATTTTGTCGAGTTTAGATACTGGATTATATATCTCAAACTTACATTACTTGAATTGGAGCGATCGCCAGACTGCGAGAATTACAGGTATGACCCGCTATGCTTGTTTTTGGGTAGAAAACGGAGAAATTATCGCCCCCATTGAAAACCTACGGTTTGACGAAAGTCTATATCGTTTTTGGGGCGACAACCTACTAGAACTCACTAACTTTCAAGAATTTATCCCCGAAGTCGGAACATACGAAAGCCGCCAACTAGGAGGTAGTTTGGTTCCTGGGATGTTGGTACAAGATTTCACCTATACCCTATAGAGACGGCGATTTATTGGGTTTCCCTAAATAGCATAAAAATAACCCCCAATCAATTGGGGGTATCAATAAAAGTGACTATATTAAAGCAGATCGGCGAAATCTTCTAATTCTATACGGGAGCATCCACTTTTGGCGGATCGCTCTCAGACTAGTAGTCTGGGGCTATACAAACTAAACCCGTCTTTCCTGCGGAACGTTACGCGAACGCGGGTTTCAGAGAGTCCGCAAAGGCGGACTTCGTTTGTGTAGCCGCGATTTCCAATCGCCCGGTATTTCTTCCAAAAGTGGATGTTCCCTTCTATACTGGGCTACGTCAGATGCAAGTAGCCCAATTGAGAAATTTGTAGCTTATGAACGCACTGCTTCTGCTTCCTTAACTTCAGCTTTCTGCTTAAAGACTGTTGGGACTTCGGCGCTGAACACCTCACCTTGAACCACTTCGGAGCGAGAACCATCAACCCCAACAGGAACATCACCTGTGATAGTGGTGCGATAGAGGAGACGTTCGACATCCAAATGATCCAAATCTTGAGGAGCCAAATGCACGGTAGCACGGTTGTCCCAGAAAGCAATATCACCGTTATTCCAACGGAAGCGGGTGGTATAAGCAGGCTTGGTGACTTGGTTAAAGAACAACTCCAGCAACAGCTTGCTCTCTTGTGGTGATACGTCAACAATGTGCGAGACGAAGCCAGGGTTAACGAACAACGCACGTTCACCAGTTTCAGGATGAACTCTGACTACTGGGTGGATTGAGACGAGTGGATTGACAGCGATGCGATCGGAGAATTTGCCGTTGCGGGGCTGATATCCACCACCATTGAAGCGATGTTCAGCTTTCAATGTATCTGCTAGTGCGCGCAGGGGTGCTGATAGTCCCTCATAAGCTGCCACAAGATTACTCCACTGGGTATCACCGCCAAAGCTGGGGACATTAACCGCGCGTAAAACTGATGCTGCTGGCGGGTTAATAGCCGCAGTTACATCTGTGTGCCAGGGGCCTCCAGTGCGAAAACCGTACTGCCTCTCATAGAGCTGACGATCTACGGGTTTGAGTTGCGGAAATCCCGCAACAGGTTCAGGCTCTCCCAGGGGATGAGCGAAAGTCACTTCGCCAAAACGAGATGTGAATTCAACTTGGGCAGCATGATCGATATTCTGTCCACGAAAGAACAAAACTTTCCACTTCAATAGTGCTTTACGAATTTCTT contains these protein-coding regions:
- a CDS encoding TauD/TfdA family dioxygenase; the protein is MNTTLQIKLRSIYMGYKHIEVKQVAGFIGAEIGGVDLSRPLSDDQVKEIRKALLKWKVLFFRGQNIDHAAQVEFTSRFGEVTFAHPLGEPEPVAGFPQLKPVDRQLYERQYGFRTGGPWHTDVTAAINPPAASVLRAVNVPSFGGDTQWSNLVAAYEGLSAPLRALADTLKAEHRFNGGGYQPRNGKFSDRIAVNPLVSIHPVVRVHPETGERALFVNPGFVSHIVDVSPQESKLLLELFFNQVTKPAYTTRFRWNNGDIAFWDNRATVHLAPQDLDHLDVERLLYRTTITGDVPVGVDGSRSEVVQGEVFSAEVPTVFKQKAEVKEAEAVRS